From a single Paracholeplasma morum genomic region:
- a CDS encoding DUF4956 domain-containing protein — translation MDKLVIYLNTEILTVQTFLIILIVTTILGGLLGGLLAFLRRKEGYDRSFFITIVLMPLIISIIILLVSNSIARAFSLAGVFTLVKFRTTISDTKDIAYVFSTVAIGLAMGMGYVTFAVIITLFIMAILALIALLKLDEIKDNHAKLKIIIPENLNYIGAFDEVFGTYLQFYKLKKVRTTDFGSTFELTYLINMKKSINQKAFIDDLRVINNNLNIVLNQEYVERAVE, via the coding sequence ATGGATAAATTAGTCATTTACTTAAATACTGAAATATTGACGGTTCAGACATTTTTGATCATTTTGATCGTAACGACGATTCTCGGAGGGCTTCTAGGCGGATTACTCGCTTTCTTAAGAAGAAAAGAAGGGTATGATCGTTCATTTTTCATTACCATTGTGTTGATGCCTTTAATTATCTCAATTATCATCCTATTGGTATCTAACAGCATTGCTAGAGCTTTCAGTCTAGCTGGTGTATTCACACTTGTCAAATTCCGTACGACTATAAGTGATACCAAAGACATTGCATACGTATTCTCAACCGTTGCGATTGGACTTGCGATGGGAATGGGTTATGTCACTTTTGCAGTTATCATTACGTTATTCATTATGGCAATTTTAGCCCTAATTGCCTTGCTTAAACTCGATGAAATTAAAGATAATCATGCGAAACTGAAAATCATCATCCCTGAAAACCTAAACTATATTGGTGCTTTTGATGAGGTATTTGGTACGTATTTACAGTTTTACAAACTCAAAAAAGTTCGAACCACTGACTTTGGATCAACCTTTGAACTTACTTACTTAATCAACATGAAAAAAAGTATTAATCAAAAAGCTTTTATTGATGACTTACGCGTTATCAACAACAACTTAAATATTGTTCTAAATCAAGAATACGTTGAAAGAGCGGTGGAATAA
- a CDS encoding GNAT family N-acetyltransferase, with the protein MIRLATINDKDSILEIYEHARSFMRSYGSSQWQDGYPSAETVNNDLAQDALYVYEEENKIIGVMSVFDYESTYEVIDGKWLSEKPYKVIHRIATHKGFLHKGIARQMINYNLYNMNRDSIRIDTHELNIPMKRLLDQMGFSYCGVIKLDKPMDNLRLAYQKDK; encoded by the coding sequence ATGATTCGTTTAGCAACCATTAATGACAAAGATTCTATTTTAGAAATTTATGAACATGCAAGAAGCTTCATGCGAAGCTATGGGTCTTCACAGTGGCAAGATGGATACCCATCAGCAGAGACGGTTAATAATGATTTAGCACAGGATGCATTATACGTTTATGAAGAAGAAAACAAGATTATTGGTGTGATGAGTGTGTTTGACTACGAATCTACTTATGAGGTGATTGATGGTAAGTGGTTGTCAGAAAAACCTTATAAAGTCATTCATCGAATCGCTACTCATAAGGGGTTTTTACACAAGGGCATTGCCAGACAAATGATCAATTATAATTTATATAATATGAATCGAGATAGTATTAGGATCGACACCCACGAACTGAATATCCCAATGAAACGATTATTAGATCAAATGGGTTTTTCTTACTGTGGTGTGATTAAATTGGATAAGCCTATGGATAATCTTAGATTGGCTTATCAAAAAGACAAATGA
- a CDS encoding LacI family DNA-binding transcriptional regulator, whose translation MKITIKDLAKLANASVTTVSLVLNDKPSRISESKKNEIKKLAELYHYQPNFTARNLVTKKSNTIGLLIPDIENLFFSALAKKVEDELRKLGYSLILVNSNDDHLNDVKLIRNLVNRGVDGLLLTLSNDAESHKEVYLRLFDDLKTPFVLVDRVFEECDCPQVYFDNLLGGYLATRYLIKKHHKRIACITSKTGSLNGLQRYRGYEKALEEANIPLEDELVIEGDYRFQSGYQAGDKIIDLKADAVFASNDLMAYGVIRRFKERNKMVPEDIEVVGYDKLDFSSMLGLTLPSVEQNVQDLGRESVGMLMNQLQKKKSETKIILKPTLN comes from the coding sequence ATGAAAATCACCATAAAAGATTTAGCAAAACTCGCAAATGCTTCAGTAACAACCGTTTCATTGGTCTTAAATGACAAGCCTTCGAGAATTTCAGAATCCAAAAAGAACGAGATTAAAAAACTTGCTGAACTATATCACTATCAACCTAATTTTACAGCAAGAAACCTTGTTACAAAAAAGTCTAACACCATCGGGTTATTGATACCAGATATCGAAAACCTCTTTTTCAGTGCCCTTGCTAAAAAAGTAGAAGATGAACTTAGAAAACTTGGATACTCACTCATTTTGGTTAACAGTAATGATGATCACTTAAATGACGTGAAGTTGATTAGAAACTTAGTTAACCGTGGTGTGGATGGATTGTTATTAACACTGTCTAATGATGCCGAGTCACATAAAGAGGTATATTTAAGATTGTTTGACGATTTAAAAACACCTTTTGTTTTGGTTGACCGTGTGTTTGAAGAGTGTGATTGCCCTCAAGTATATTTCGATAACTTATTAGGTGGTTACTTAGCTACACGCTATTTGATTAAGAAACATCATAAACGTATTGCATGTATCACATCAAAAACAGGCTCTTTAAATGGTCTACAACGTTACAGAGGGTATGAGAAAGCTTTGGAAGAAGCAAACATTCCTTTAGAAGATGAACTCGTTATTGAAGGGGATTACCGTTTCCAAAGTGGCTATCAAGCTGGTGACAAGATTATTGATCTTAAAGCGGATGCTGTGTTTGCCTCAAACGACCTCATGGCGTATGGTGTGATTAGACGATTCAAAGAACGTAATAAAATGGTTCCTGAAGACATCGAAGTTGTCGGATACGATAAACTAGATTTCTCAAGCATGCTTGGATTAACGTTACCGTCAGTTGAGCAAAACGTTCAAGACTTGGGTAGAGAATCTGTAGGGATGTTAATGAATCAACTCCAAAAGAAGAAGTCAGAAACTAAGATAATATTAAAACCAACACTGAATTAA
- a CDS encoding GNAT family N-acetyltransferase: MKIRLESNGLTVEIYNKIRETASFIAYEDRDIEYALKHTLYSVVAYDNSTPVGIARIVGDNKLAFFIKDVVAIPEYQHKGVGKLMMEDLFNYIDKHAAEKAYVGLMSTPGKEQFYKKFGFIERPSEGFGSGMVLFYERKK, from the coding sequence ATGAAAATCAGGTTAGAATCAAACGGACTTACAGTGGAAATTTACAACAAAATACGTGAAACAGCCTCATTTATTGCTTATGAGGATAGAGATATTGAATATGCCTTAAAGCATACATTATATAGCGTTGTTGCATACGATAACAGCACTCCAGTTGGAATTGCAAGAATCGTTGGTGACAACAAATTGGCATTCTTTATCAAAGATGTAGTCGCAATCCCTGAGTATCAACACAAGGGTGTTGGCAAACTCATGATGGAGGATTTATTTAATTACATTGACAAACATGCTGCAGAAAAAGCCTATGTTGGGTTGATGTCTACACCTGGTAAAGAACAGTTTTACAAAAAGTTCGGTTTCATTGAAAGACCAAGTGAAGGATTTGGAAGTGGGATGGTGTTATTTTATGAGCGAAAGAAGTAG
- a CDS encoding ribokinase: MSERSRKVVVLGSINIDLGISVDKMPQQGETKTGTNLIENIGGKGANQALQAVALGCNTEMISAVGNDMFGQRARNYLSEKGLNIDHVFTKPTKTGLAFITRTDQDNRIILYKGSNHALDEQEVENAINGKEGDVFITQFEIPLNIVKRGLKRAKELGMVTILNPAPANYSDDSLYPYVDYFIVNQTEAEILSGIYPNNLEDAKKVYAYFKEKGVSKLIVTLGGDGAVYLDPQEVQKVAAFNINVLDTTGAGDAFVGGLAFAICQGYDTKTMMKIASASGAHACLHVGVENAMGNYSQIYKIMEENNE, translated from the coding sequence ATGAGCGAAAGAAGTAGAAAAGTAGTGGTCCTGGGAAGTATCAATATCGATCTAGGTATTTCGGTTGATAAGATGCCTCAACAAGGCGAAACCAAAACCGGAACGAACCTTATTGAAAATATTGGTGGCAAAGGTGCTAACCAAGCATTACAAGCCGTAGCGTTAGGGTGCAACACAGAAATGATTTCTGCAGTTGGTAATGACATGTTTGGCCAAAGAGCTAGAAATTACTTATCTGAAAAAGGATTGAATATTGATCATGTGTTTACTAAACCAACCAAGACTGGTTTAGCATTTATTACAAGAACCGATCAAGACAACCGCATTATATTATATAAGGGATCCAATCATGCATTAGATGAACAAGAAGTCGAAAATGCCATAAATGGTAAAGAAGGCGATGTCTTCATTACTCAATTTGAGATTCCTCTTAACATTGTTAAAAGAGGCTTGAAACGTGCTAAGGAACTTGGAATGGTTACGATTTTAAATCCAGCACCTGCTAACTATAGCGATGATTCACTTTATCCATATGTGGATTATTTCATTGTTAATCAAACAGAGGCAGAAATTCTTTCAGGCATTTATCCAAACAACTTAGAAGATGCGAAAAAGGTCTATGCCTATTTTAAAGAAAAAGGTGTATCAAAACTAATTGTAACATTAGGTGGTGACGGTGCAGTCTATTTAGATCCACAGGAAGTACAAAAAGTGGCTGCATTTAATATAAACGTACTCGACACAACTGGCGCAGGCGATGCGTTCGTGGGGGGGCTAGCCTTTGCCATTTGTCAAGGGTACGACACTAAAACCATGATGAAGATTGCATCCGCATCAGGAGCACATGCTTGCTTACATGTCGGGGTTGAAAATGCAATGGGTAATTATAGTCAAATCTATAAGATAATGGAGGAAAACAATGAGTAA